The sequence below is a genomic window from Humulus lupulus chromosome 3, drHumLupu1.1, whole genome shotgun sequence.
ggaatgcaaaatttcttgaaaatgccttgattagtgggagtgatcaatccaaggacttaggttctgagaaagatccttcagaaccctctacctcaagagcaagattgattgtggttcataacacccctgcagtccaaatggatgttgaaccaccacaaccAGTTGTTGAAGTTCAAATGGAACAAGTTGTTCaggagttgcctataattgttgaacaacaagctgaaccacctGCTCCCCAAGAGCCtactggtgtagccttaagaagatccactaggatGACAAAATTggcgatacctagtgactacattgtgtatttgcaagaatctgactacaatattggagccgaaaatgatccagaaacgttttcacaagctatgaatagcaaagaatcggaactgtggtacaatgccatgaatgaagaaatgaattctatgaagagcaatggagtctgggatcttgttgagttgcctaatggggcaagagctattgggtgtaaatgggtcttcaaaacaaagaaagactcactaggcaacattgagagacacaaagcgagactcgttgctaagggattcactcaaaaagaaggaattgactacacggagacATTTTCTCcagtatctaagaaagattccctcagagttatctTGGCATTAGTTGCTCGTTTTGATTTAGAGCTGCTACAGATGGATGTGAAAGctgccttcctaaatggtgacctagaggaggaggtatacatgaaacaaccagaaggattctcctctagtgatggtgagcatttggtgtgcaagcttaagaagtccatctatggtttaaaacaagcgtcccgccaatggtatttaaaattccatgatgtcatctcttcttttggatttgaagagaatgtcatggatcaatgtatataccagaaggtcagtgggagtaagatttgttttcttgttttatatgtggatgatattcttcttgcaaccaatgataagggcatgctacatgaggtgaagcaatttctctcaaagaactttgagatgaaggatatgggtgatgcgtcttatgtcattggcattaagatccatcgagatagattcgaaggtatcttaggtctatctcaagaaacctacattaacaaagttttagagagatttcagatgaaagattgttcaTCAAGTGCtgctcctatcgttaagggtgataaattaaatttgagccagtgtccaaagaatgattttgaaaaggaagaaatgaagaacatcccatatgcttctgctgttggaagcttgatgtatgctcaggtgtgcacacgacccgacattgcctttgctgtcggaatgctaggaagatttcaaAGTAACTCGGGATTAAaccactggaaagctgcaaagaaagttatgaggtatctttagggtactaaggattacaaactcatgttcagacaaaccgacaacctagaagtagttggctactcagattcagactttgatagttgtactgattcacgtaaatcaacctctggttacgtgtttatgtttgccagtggagctatatcatggaggagtaacaaaccGACCTtgactactacttctactatggaagtcgagttcgtttcgtgttttgaggctacatcgcatggtgtatggctaaagagtttcatttcaggccttagagttgtagattctatatctaggccattgagaatgttctgcAACAATTCAGCtgttgtattcatggctaagaacaacaagagtggtagtcgaagcaagcacatcgacatcaagtacttagccgtgagagaacgtgttaaagaagataaagtggtcattcaacacattagcactgaattgatgattgctgatcctatgacgaaagacttgccacctcataaattcaaggatcatgtagtgaacatgggacttggttcccttatgtaaatttattgtacaaactgaagttattatcaatggaattcttattttgatgttttctaatatttatgcgcatcttaattttatttgagaaaattttatcttcataggacctgaataaacataaggtttattcgtttaagtacatagccacataaattacattgttatgtaataaatatattgtaatgcATGGAAGATAATAGTCGTCATAAAAAGAAGACCTATCATCATGATTCATGcgtttattatctaacagggatgatcgtcggccttaagtaatacattaatttaaatgctgaccaagtgggagattgttagaatatttatttaggtttggtatataaaataaatttgttacaattaattgatttaatatattaaagtcaatatttaatttattgacaaaatattctaattaatggtcaacattgtttgttacctggTTTTGTTGTTACTCGATTTTtgatatcccaactgattgagaaaatatctcaatctgtggtagagactctgatggtaggtctcactctataaatatagagtatcggtccccaagctcgctgctcattctgactttcagtaactccatctaaaagagttagtgagaacTTGGAAGCTCGAGTACTCGTtctaattattttcttttcttttgtagatctaaagctagatcgatgTTATCAATttcaatggctggaggtatacaatattcgatcctctttttgtatatgttcattctatatattaattccgcctacatgtatataagattgttcatatgcctatattttattttaatctaaCAGTTAAGGGTGGctataattcatttaatatcgTTTGTTGAGTTAATGTAGCGCAGCTACAACGCAAGAGCAACACAAGAAAAATGTTTAAcaataaatttaaaagaaaacatccTCGTTGATTTCATTgtatttcaaagaaattgaacaatCTTGTTCCTACCAGAATCAACCAGAAAGCAATCTCGAATATTAATAAATAACAGTAAAATATTATAATCAACCAAACCACAACCAAGTTAAATGAATTAATTAGACTGTTATGGGTGGctataattcatttaatatcgTTTGTTGAGTTAATGTAGCGCAACTACAATGCAAGAGCAACACAAGAAAAATGTTTAAcaataaatttaaaagaaaacatccTCGTTGATTTCATTGTATTTCGAAGAAATCGAAGAATCTTGTTCTTACTAGAATCAACCAGAAAGCAATCTTGAATATTtataaataacaataaaatattataatcaaCCAAACAACAACCAAGTtaaatgaattaattatataaataacatCATTTCAATACAACGTACGTGAGAATTGAAATTTGTTTAAGAGTTAAtttgtgtgaattttggttgaTTTTGCCAACTTCATTAGGGTTCGATGATTTGCTGTTGATTGTAGAAGAAAGATCGTCGGAATCCATGGAGGTCGGTTGTGGGTTTATCTGGCATTTAGTTGTTGTTTATCTTTGTTTTTTTCGCATTTTTTATTTCAGTTTTtgatgaattttgttttggatcGACTGAGCTTTTGATCTATTTGTTTTTTCCTGTAGCTTCGATCGTGATCAGTGGTGCGACATGGTTGATCGAGTGTTTTCATCAGTCGTCGGCTATTGGAGAAGAGATCACCAAGTGTGAAGAAGAAATcgtatatttgttattttttatgtGCTTCcgtatttttgaaagaaaaaaaaaatcttgggtCGTAGAAACGttattttgcccattttttgtccgaatataaaaaaaaatctcatttttatatTGGGTTGTATACAATATGTTATAACCCAACCAATGAACACAATAAACACTCTTATAAAAAATTCTAAGGTAAAAATTGAATTACATACCTAAAACGAAATCGTCTCTTACCGATACCTTACTATAGCGTACCATACCTTAGAGTTTCCCTTAAATTAGACAGATATCTAGATTATTTATCACATTGTCACACACAATATAAAACTTTGAATAAGGAATCTTTGTGTAATAATTCGACAAACAACATTATGTTACAATTATTTATCTAACTAAATAATATTTAAGGCTTGGGAAGTTGGAACTAGAGACGAGAACAGAAAACACATCTTCCTTCCTTATCTCAAAATTCCAAAATCCACAATAGAGACTCGCCCAACTTTTCTACATTTTTCCATTGTCATTAATCTAGAACCCTCAATCGCATTGCATGATCTTTCTGATCAGCCATGGCGACTATCTCACCACAACCAGCTCTAGACCTGTGGGCCGTTCTATTTGAATCGAAGCGAATCCTCAACGCTCATTCTCGCCACTTCCTTGCTCTTTCCGTTCTATTCCTCCTCCCTCTTTCTTTCTCCTTCATCGTCTTCCCCACTCTTCAAAACCTCCTCGCTGCTCCAATCCCCGATAACTCTAAAATCTTCCTCAGTTTAACTCTTCTGGATTCTCCAAATGATCAACCCCTTTATTCCACGAATACCCTTTTGCTCACTATTGGTTTTGCCATCTTCGCCTTCGCCTTCTCGCTCTGCGCCGTCGGGTCAATCACCTACTCCGTCTTCCATGGCTTCTATGGTCGGCCTGTCAAGCTGTTATCCGCCATCAAATCCGTCTTAGCTTCCTTCTTCCCTCTTCTGGGAACCGCTCTTTTCGTCCAAATAATCGTCGCGGTCATCGTTCTCATCTTCGGGCTCTTCCTATATCTGGTGATAACCTCAGCTCGTTTATTGGGGTTTGAGATCGCGATCTCATCTCCTTATTTGATCGGATTAATCGGGTCTGTTGGAATTGTTCTAATGATGGTTTTGTTGTATATGCAAGTGAATTGGACCTTGGTATGTGTGGTCGTGGTCGTGGAATCGAATTGGGGTTTTGACGCTTTTAGGAGAAGTGCTGGTTTAATTAAGGGAATGAGAGGAATTGGGTTATCTATGTCCCTGTTTTTTGGGTTTTTCGTTGGGATTTTGGCTTGGTGTAGTTCGTTTTCGGCAATGGGTTTCGATGATGATAGTGCTGATGGGTGGAAGAGTTGGCAATTTGTTGTTCAAATTGTGCTGACGTCCACTTTTCTGATGCTCGTTCTGCTATACGACGTCGCTGCCACCACTGTTCTGTACATGTACTGCAAAGCTGTTCATGGGGAGCTAGCCGTGGAAATTGCTGAAGAGTTTGCTAGAGAGTATGTTTGCTTGCCCTTTGATGATGGAAAAGTTCCTCATTTAGTTTCGGTTGTCTATGCTTGAACATTGTAATCAAGGTTAGTCGACTCTGTAATTTCTCGAGCTGAAACTTTCTTGTGTTTTCATACTTAGTTTTGGTGAATCTTTTCCTTGTTAGTGTCCACTTGTATTGTAAAATGTGATGTAAAAGTAGTGAAAAACAAAGAAAGGTTAGTGATATAGTGCGAAAAATATGACATCATTGAGCTTTGTATAACAATTTGGGTTGGATGTGAATTGTTAATATACTTTCATGGTAGACCTTATTGTTTTTGCCTATTTCAACTAGGaacatgttttattattttatggcaATGTTTTGTTCTGGTTACACTTACATGTCATCAGACAAGCTCGAGCTTGTCTTTTTTGCGTACCAGGATATCTGGTCAGGAACACAAAGGGTTAGCTTTCAAAGGTTACACCTCTAAAATGTACTGACAAGCAAAAAAAAACCTTAACCATAAAGCATTTTAGCCTGAGAAATCCATAGAAGAAATTTACATACCTCATGTAACCGGTAATATTCATTGTCTATAATTGTTACAGCTGAGAGTAATAACGAAAACGGAGAGAAAAAAGAATTGAATATTCCAGAGTTTGTTGAATATTTATACAATTGAGTCTATTACAACTCTTCTAACAACACTGAAACAGAACAGCAAGTATAACGACCCTAACATCCATAACTAACACAGCTTACAATAATGAATTaggtgaaatatatatatatatatatatatatatataaaagtaaccAAATGAAACGCTTGAGATATTTGTCTAAATTTACCAAATGTAGTAGTCTTGCTTGATTGCTTCTCGTAGGTATCAGCTGAATTGCCTTATTTAAGAGACAAGCAACTTATTCAAAGGAGAAGCAAGACTGCACTAAGTGACCCTTCTAATAGAATCATATTCAAGCAATATGGAGGGACTACAAAATGGACCTTTAAAGTTCAGCCTTTGACAATGAAACTTCTCTGAGTGTTCATTTTAAGTTCATCAGtttgaatttcaaatatttcGAAGATTTGGAGCCATAGAGAATTCTTGAGCTCATAAGTATGAGTTTTTTTTAAGTCTCGAAGATGATTTTTTCGTTTAGAAGCTACTTGGGGGCTCTCTCAGCTACCGCTGCTTGTTTCGGTAAGATGATTTCCCGCGATAATTGCTTATGTAAACATTTAAAATCCTtgtaaattcattttattgatttcCAAACACATTGAAAAGATCTtttcattagaaaaaaaaatatatataataattatccaAACACATTAAATAAGCCAAAGCTTTTAATTATCTTATACTCTTAGATATAAACAAGGGACCAATAATGCTATCAACCGAAGTAATATCAGTAGATTTGAATTTCGCCCGGTAAGGACTGTGTCTGCAATGTTTTTGACAATAATTCCAATGAATAAGAATCCAAACATTTCCTTGGAATATGCGGTAATGCTTTACTTGGGTTTTCTTTTTTTGCTTTTATATTACGAACTAAAAAACCGTTTCCATGCAAGCTTTCAAGGACTGAACATgctgaaaacataaaattgttttaattattattgtgcTCTCTAGTTTTGTTTTTATATACGAAACATATCTCCTTTTTTACTCGAAATTTGAATATTCATGCCAATAATATAGTACTACGCTCTTAGTTCGATGCTAATTTTTCGATTTCTTCCTTCTGTATATTTTTTCAATAGTTTTACTACTGTCAAACGAAttgtatattttaataaaaattcaaGTTGTAGACTTTATTTCAAGCAAGAAAAAAATAGTAAGGTTCTGTTCGGTTTTGATTATATTCCATTGAAGCTTCGTGAATTATATTCttttgtttttatattttaatgAAGTCGTGCCGTATTCATATTGCTCTTATTATATACTTAATAACGTATGTACTAGGTCTACATACGTTTAGTTCAGAGCAAACAAACGACTTTTATAATCATCCTTTGGATTATGAAATGTAAAATGCGTCAGCCTCATTAAAGTATAACCAGTATTCCAGTGAACAGAGACTTTTTtgctattttttaaaaattaatgtaataaAAATGGAAAGTAGGAGGAAATCAACTCGCTTGCTTGTCAAGACTTTAATAAGATATAAGTCAGTCAAGCAATGTTTATATTTGTTGTAAATCCTTATGATGTTTCTTCCTTTTGGATCACCATCATAAGTTTGCACGTTGCAGGCTATAAATTGTTATGTGATTCCACCATCTAAGAAACCTTTCAAAGTCGCTTGAAATGATTAGTATCCTCTGTTCGTGAGAAGTTTAtccctttagttttctttatcaAGTTAGCCATGGAAACTTCACCACCAGCATCAGCACTAAACCTCATCAAAGTGCTCTCTACATCCAGGCGCATCATCAATAATCAATTCCGCCATTTCACCGCCCTCAGTTTCCTTTTCATCGTTCCTTTCTCCATAACTGTCGCTGTGTATCCCATTCTGCAATCTCTCTTACCTGATGCCATCTCGGAAAGCTTTCTCTATCTGACTGGTTTTGGTCCTCAGAATGCTGATGATCAATTCACCACCTTTCCCACCGAAAACCTTTTCCTTGTACTCACTTATGTTCTCTTCACTGTAGTCTTCTCTACTTGTGCCATCACCTCAATCACCTACTCTGTCATCCATGGCTTCTCCAGCCAACCTGTCAAGCTCAAATCCGCAATGAAATCCATTGCCGCGAACTTCTTCCCTCTCCTAGGCACCAGTCTTCTCGCCCAAACAATTGTTTTCACAATTTCTGTTCTTTATGTGGCAGTCTTTGCTTTGTTGGTTGCTGGAGCTCAGCTGTTGGGGTTTCAGATTGATTTCTCATCGCCTTATTTTATCATACTTGGTTTTGTTATGGTGATCCCTCTGTTCTTGTTGGTGGTTTATCTGCATGTTAATTGGTGTCTGCAGTCTGTAGTTGTCGTAGCTGAAAAGAAATGGGGGTTGGAATCCTTGAAGCGGAGTGCGAGTTTGATCAAGGGAAGGGAATGTCTGGCCTTGTCACTGTCTTTGCTTTTCGCGTTTTGTTACGGTGTTCTGTCCATAGGTACGAGCTATTCTCTTCCAGTTACAGATTTGGATGGCGGTAATACTAGTGATCCTAATCATGAGTGGAAGTGTTTCGTGACCCGTTTGGCTGTCCAAGTTTTGTTGTCTTCGGTTTTTCGAATGCTGGTTCTGTTATATGAAATGGCTGCAAATGCTGTATTGTACATGTACTGCAAAGAGGCTGGTGTGGATCACAGAGATGAGGATTTTGCTGGAGAGTACGTTAGCTTGCCCGTTGTTGACGATGAGAATGATCCACGTTTCGTTTCTGTTGTGCCCTCCAAACTTGACAGTTATGAGGTTTAGTTTAGCATCAGTTTTAAATGCCTACTTTTTTCACGCTTCTGTTGTTTGTTGTGAGATTTCTACTGTATAAATTATGAAGATCCTGGTACTTTGTCAATGTTGCGGAGATGtaaacttcttttttcttttgtttctttatttggtGCGAAATAGGAAAACTCTGTTTCAGAAATACTCATTACTACTTCTGGTATTAGTATTACAGGTACATGATTGTTATTCCTTACTGGTGTTCAACTTGCATACTTCTTTTCAAGCCATGAAAACAAAAGATCACTTCATTGAGTTTGAGCACAAATTCCTTGATGCTTCCTGAGCTAAGGATTTTTTCTTTCATTCctctaattattaattttaagtattatatttataattattctgAAAAGGTCGTGTGGGTTTTAATATTGTTTGCTTGGAACATAGTTTATAGGTGTACACACGTATAGATAAGACCAAACAACTTTTGGAATCAAGTTTACACCTTGTGTTTGTGAAAATGTCTTCTGCAATTCTTATTTTATTAAGAAGACCGAAATTATAAAAAATGGATGGATGATGTtgtatttattatataatatatacttTTCGACGAAGAAAACTAGTCGAAAATTAGATGAAATGAACTCTGAGTCTTAATGATTACGTAAGAGTGAATATCAAACATTTTAGTAACATTTGACATGTTAGAGCCATTTGTATATTTTGTATTGAAGAATAATTATTTGCATTGTTGGTCACCACCATAAAGTGATTTTGCTTTAAAAATCATTCTGAAATTCCTTTGAACTATCTGAGTTATTAAATCTCTTATTAGTTATTGGTGATCAGCCATGGAAACTTCACCACCAGGAGTACCAACAGTACTAACTTTCAACAAACTACTCTCCGAATCCAACCGAGTCTTCAATTCACAACCCAGCCTCTTCATCAACCTCAGCTTCCTCTTCATCCTGCCTCTCTCTATAGCCACCACCCTTTATCCCATACTCCAATCTCTCTTAACTGACGCCATCTCCAAAACCACCTTTTCCACACAGATCCTTTTGCTGGCTTTGTCTTATGGTCTCTTCACCTTCCTCTTCTCTACCTTCTCCCTCATACCAGTCACCTACTCTGTCATCCATGGCTTCTCGGGACAGCTTATCGAGTTCAAATCTGCCATCAAATCTATCACCATTTTCTTCTTTCCTCTCCTGGGAACCACTCTTCTAGTCCAAACCATCATCTCATTAATCGTTATCGTCGTGGCTTTGTGGATCACTCGAGTGTTAGAAAAATTTACTTAAAGTATAATcaacaaaccaaaaaaaaaaaaaaaaaaaaaaaaacctcataGAATTTGAGACATATCAATGAACTCAATGCTAGAGAACATACCTTTTGCATCTTGAATGAATGACTTAATTTGTAACTCTCCATAACCGGCAAAACGTGTGGGGGAGGACCAATACCCTATTCCCATATTACCACTACTACCCATAAACATCCACTTCCAACACACTTAGCCACATATATTGTTCAACCACACAAGGAGagttgaatggactgatgggccTATGTCCTACAATGGACTTGGCCTCTAACAGTGTGAGGTGGATTGgattatattatatatggtgGATTATAGTTTAACAGACTAATTAATAGTCGGGTGCAACCATGTGCCTCTAGTATGGTTAGCAAACCGGCTATCCTATTATGATCTCATTTAAATGATAGACACTATATTATGTATATAAATACACAGTTATCTGTATATACTAATAACGACACTACGTGAgttatgatttattatgtcagtccatataaaatattataacattctcTCACTTGGACTACATAATTATACTAACAAGTGTTCACTGAACAGTAATATCTATATGCAAGAATCTCAAAAACACAAATTTCCATAAAACTAATTATGCACCATATTGTATAGATAGCATACAAATATAATACACAATGGGACATTGAAGATTCTCAAAGCACGGAGATAACTTCCAAATGTGGATTCACTCAAAACATAGCACCGAGACTAAGCCACTAACTTGCATCAATAAATGTGCATACATAATATCAAAGAGTGATCCATAGTATGCATGTATTCAACAACAAATAACAATCATTAACATGTCCATCATTAGACGAAAAGTAACTCCCACTGACAAAATACATCTCGAGTACCGAACAAACCAActaataactctacaaaatagagttattttaccactattTATAAGGTAATTGGTGTTAAGTTCTTAAGTTTttgattaatttattaagtttttaagaaattttgaatttattagtcttatcatgattttatagatttttgtgtgtttttatagttattttgttgtagtttaattatttgaattattgttgtttagtttgaggtaaaaaaaaatgtgttttattgaaactaaatgttaaattaaattaagttgtaattaatactttcaatgaattaatatgatttattttataattgaaaatattttatcatgacttaatttatatttattttgtaggaattatgttgtattttttggctCTTGAAAgccaagaaaaagaaagaaaaaaatgtggCAAATCCGAAAAACAAAGGCCCAACTGCCATATTTCTTGCCAAGCCCATGCAGCCACCTCCACCAAGCCCAGCCGCCTGCCCAGGCCCACCACGCCTCCAGCAGCTCCTCCACCAGGCCCGCCCACCTGCAATTCCTCCCAGCCACCTAGGCCGAAACCACTCCAAGGCCCATGTGTGGCCTTCTCCCAACCTCTAGCCACTCAGCCCAGCCCGCAAGGCAGCAGCCAACCACCTATTTTGGccctcttgagcccaacaaatgtcCCATTCTCCCTTGATAttgcccaataaactcctaagcagtcgtagtagtaatcgggctatgtcgtatctacaaagaggtaaaatacaagtaaaaagaaagattagtaaattagaagtaataaaatttgaaataatgtaattttgaaaaagaatctttttttaaacactaaataaaaaaaattgaggaattagaattagaaagaaaatatggaagacaCAAGTTTCACTCATGCAAACAtctatataatttaataaaattgattcattctactcaactataattctacaccattaattatagttggaaaatatatataataaagctcaccttaaaatatgttcttagctaaattatactaacttctaattttaaaaacctatcatattatataccttagagtgaCAAAATACCAATAgtagaatgcagtaaaaagcatataatataacaaatatcctatattaaatcaagagcctaaattacataagaagagcatgactaaacttatgtaaaagacacttaataaattcagaataaaaattagaagaaaataaatataattataacaactatatagaaatgaagaacaaaaaaaaaaaagaatcaatatattaaaaatataatgtgaaacatgaacttcactctagcctttccacaagagaatttagcctaaaataggcattgtctCAAAAAGTGTAaaagaaatgaaataaaaataaaaaataaatgcttTTACCTCTAACTATACTCTCCACACTTAATTCCACAATATGATGTCCTTTTCCCTAcatttggttctctatttatagtgaaaatatgacaaaaaatgtgtaaaatcgtgtacaaaatagtgaGAAAAATGGCTGAAAACTTGGAGCAAAGTGAGACAAGTGGGAGCAGCATTAATGGGGAGACACGTTGGACATGTGTCATGCGATGAGTGGCTTCGGCAGGCGTGGTGTTGGGGCGTGGGGGACAGCCGTCAGGCGAGTGGGATGCGTGTTGCGTTGTGGTTGGCTCGACATGAGCGGTAGGCTGGCAGGTGTCAGAAGGGTGGGGCGCGTCAGGCGAGTCATGTCAGCAGCTCGGCTTGGCTTCGTGGCTCGACTT
It includes:
- the LOC133822915 gene encoding uncharacterized protein LOC133822915, which codes for MATISPQPALDLWAVLFESKRILNAHSRHFLALSVLFLLPLSFSFIVFPTLQNLLAAPIPDNSKIFLSLTLLDSPNDQPLYSTNTLLLTIGFAIFAFAFSLCAVGSITYSVFHGFYGRPVKLLSAIKSVLASFFPLLGTALFVQIIVAVIVLIFGLFLYLVITSARLLGFEIAISSPYLIGLIGSVGIVLMMVLLYMQVNWTLVCVVVVVESNWGFDAFRRSAGLIKGMRGIGLSMSLFFGFFVGILAWCSSFSAMGFDDDSADGWKSWQFVVQIVLTSTFLMLVLLYDVAATTVLYMYCKAVHGELAVEIAEEFAREYVCLPFDDGKVPHLVSVVYA
- the LOC133822914 gene encoding uncharacterized protein LOC133822914, with product METSPPASALNLIKVLSTSRRIINNQFRHFTALSFLFIVPFSITVAVYPILQSLLPDAISESFLYLTGFGPQNADDQFTTFPTENLFLVLTYVLFTVVFSTCAITSITYSVIHGFSSQPVKLKSAMKSIAANFFPLLGTSLLAQTIVFTISVLYVAVFALLVAGAQLLGFQIDFSSPYFIILGFVMVIPLFLLVVYLHVNWCLQSVVVVAEKKWGLESLKRSASLIKGRECLALSLSLLFAFCYGVLSIGTSYSLPVTDLDGGNTSDPNHEWKCFVTRLAVQVLLSSVFRMLVLLYEMAANAVLYMYCKEAGVDHRDEDFAGEYVSLPVVDDENDPRFVSVVPSKLDSYEV